In the Gemmatimonadales bacterium genome, CGTGGCGCTCCGGAACTCCGCGTCACGCGTCTTGAGCCACTCTCCGTGCGCCCACCGCGCAACACCGGTCCCGAGCGATTCGCCGAACGCCTCCTGGAACGCCACCTCGATCGGCTGTTCCGATGACCAGAATCTCTGAAATCGCTCCCGCCCGTACTGCGAGATCAGTCCGGCGACCAATGTCGGCCTCGGCCCGCGGACGGTGGCGAACGTCACGGTCGGATCCACCGGAGAGCTTCGCTCCAGCGTGATGTCCGTGGGAATTCTCGCATCCGGCCACGTCGTGACTGCGGGATGCAGCACCATGGTGCTGCACGATCTGGTGTCGCCATCGAGACATCGCACCCCGTCGGCACCGTACTCGTAGGGCGGGCGAAGGAGTCCCGCGAGGTCGAGCGTTCCGGTTTCCTCTGCGATCGTGAAGAAGGCGTTCCTCGGCAGGTCAGGCCGCATCGAGCTGCGCATCATGTCCCACGGCCCGAATTCATCCGGCCCCGGAACCAACCAGTGATTCGACCGCGCTCCCTGGTATCTCGTCGCGGTGAGCCATTGCTGGACTGCCTTGCCCGGCGGCCCGAACGCGGCGTTCAGTATGCACGGTGCGGTGGCGAGCTCGAAGGCGCCGTCGCTGACAGACACCTTTCCGCCGCGGTAGTAGCCCGAGAGCACCGCAAGGCACCACCGCGTGCGACCTCGCGTCGCGAATACCGCACCCTGGTACCAGCCCCAGGAGAAGCGAGCCACCTGATTGAGGCTGTCGTTCTGGACGATCACGGCGACATGCAGCGAGGTATCGACGGCCCCGATCCTGGCCCAGAGCGATGTTACCATCGCTTGCAGGTCCGTCGTTGCGATGGTCGCGGGATATCCCTGCATGACGAGCTGTGGCGCAGGACCCGTCGGCTGCAGGCGATCGAGATACGCCAGCGCCGAGTCCCGCTGCGCAAGCTGGGTCCACCGTCCCACCGCATCGTACTCGCGCGCTTCGAGCGATTCGAGCTCGGCGCTGCGATCCACGATTCGCGCGTCAGCGCTGTCGACCGGTCTGGTCCGGTGCCAGAGCGGCAGCAGCACCGCCGCCAGAGTCAGCGCCGCCAGACCGGCGCGGCGTCGCTTCATCCCCATCGTGCCGCTCCCAGCGCTCCCGCGAGCGCCACGATGGTCCATCCGATCGCAAGCATCACCCGGGGGGCCGTCACCGGCGACGTATTCGGACGCAACCCGACCAGCTGCGCGCGCCAGCGAACGATCAGCGAATCCAGCGGGATCCCTGCCGCTGCCACCAGCGCCGGCTCGACATCCGCGCTCCCGGCGTCGCGGAAGCGCCCCCACGCGCCGGCTCCGCCAATGTCGATGGCGGCACGCAGCAGATCGGCGCGAAGCATGGTGGCAAACGGGCCGCCGATGGCGGCGTCGGTCGAGCGGCGAACGGCGAGCGTCACGGCGCACGCCTCGACATCGCCCCTGACGCAGGCCCGCTGACCTTTTCCGGTCCCCGTCACAAGGAGATACATCGCAATGTTGCGGCGATCATGATCGGTGTTGTTCACGGGTGGTGCAAAGCCGAGCCACTGCTGCAGGCGCAGCGGCAGCTGATTGAACATCGATGTCGTGTACTGATCGATGAGCGTTGCAGCGACATTCGCCGGCAGGCTGTTGCGGCTCGATCGGAGCGAACTCCCGGTATCCGGAAGTCCGGTCAGCACCAGCGTACCCGGAGTCCGTCTGGCGTCGTCGGTGCTCTCCACCCGGGCTGGTCTCAAGTCCACGACAATACGAAAACCGTCGGACGATGGTACGGCGGTCCCGAACCATCGGCCGGTCGCGTCCGCGAATTGGTCGAGCGCCGTGACCGCGGCGTTCCGTTGGTCGCGGGACCCCGACATCACGAGCTGGCCTCGCTGTGCGAGCTCCACGGTGTTTGAATCGCCCCTGATCATTGAATCGCGCAGCGACCGCACCTGTGCCGCCAGGCGCACCACCGAGTCGCGCCACGCATTCACCGACTGCGCCGGTGACCGGATCGGCAGGAAGAGCGGAAGCGCGAGCACCCCCCAGCGGATCGCGCTACGCATCGAGGAGCATCCAGCGTCCACCGAGCGGTGCGAACGGACCCGGGAAGATCGCGAGCGCTCGCACGGCCATCCACAACAGGTTCACCTTGGGCGCGATCAGGATCACCGCGACGTGCACCGCGAGAAAGAGGCCGACCAGCCGGATCGCGATCCCGATCGTCCGGGTCGAAGCCGACGCGAATGCGAAGCACATCGCGAAGAGGAGCAGCAGCGTGATGGCGAACTTCGCGGCGATCGCATCGGGATAGGTGCGGATCCCCGGCGGCAGATCGAGCCCCAGCGTGGCGACATGCGCCCCGAGCCAGAGCGCCAGCGCCACCGGCAGCAGCATCACCAGGCCAGCCGCGTACCGGAGCAGCACGTACCGCCACCGTGGCACCGGCAACAGCATCGCGTACACATGCTGTCCGCGCCGGTCCGACATCCACGTCCCGGCGGCGAGGATGATCGCCGCCACAGCGGCAAGCGCGGGATAGAAGAATCCCCACAGCTCGAGCTCGGTGAGAAAGAGCGGCAGGTTCGCCACCGCGCCACTCCATCCGGTCCGGATCGATACGATCGGCAGCGCGAACGCCGTCAGCGCCAGCGCCGCCACGAGCGTCCGCATCGCCATCCACTGGATCTTCACGATTGCCCTGAGCATCACGCCGCCCCCTCAGTTTCTTCGTCCGCACGATCGGTCCGGAATGCGCGCAACAGTTCCACGAAGCCATCTTCCAGATCGAGATCCGCGACCTCGCGCAGCGTCACACCGCCGCGATCGAACCATCCCGTCATCGCCGGCTCCCAACCGCGCACGACCCAGCTCTCGGTCGATCCGCCTTCATGCGTGCGCGCGAGCACCGTGAACGGCGTTGCCGCGAGATCGAGCGCGATCTCCGTCGAGACGCGGATCCGCTTGTTGCCGTTGCGGAACTCGCTCATCGGCAATTCCACCACCAGCCGCCCGCGATCCATCACGCCGATCCAGTCGCAGAACCGTTCGAGTTCGTGCACCAGGTGGCTCGAGACCAGCACCGTCGCGCCGTGCGTCGACACGTACTCCAGCAGCGCGGCCAGCACATCACGGCGGACCACCGGGTCGAGACCATCCATCGGTTCGTCGAGCACCAGGAGGTCCGGGCGCTGACAGAGCGCGAGGAGCAGCATCAGCTTCGCCGTTTCGCCCTTCGACAAGCCCGACACCTTCTGCGACGCACGCAGCCGGAAATCGCGCAGCAACGTCGCGGCCCACGTCGCGTCCCACGCCGGATAGAATGCCCGATGAAAGTCCAGCGACTCGGTCACCGTCAGGTACCGATGGAGGTGCGGCCGGTCGGGGATCACGCCGATCCGCGCCAGTGCCGCGGGGAGCTGATCAGGAATCGCGTGACCCAGCAGAGCGATCGACCCCGCGTCGGGCCGCAGCAGGCCGAGCAGCATGCGGATCGTCGTCGTCTTGCCGCATCCATTCGGCCCGAGGAAGCCGTACAGCGCCCCCGTCGGCACCGCGATCGAGAGATCCTCGATCGAGAACTCCCGGGAAGTGCGGTAGGTCAGTCCGTGCGTTTCAATCGCGAGACTCATCGACTCTCTCCTCCTCCATCCAGTTCGTGGCGGATCGCCTCACGCAGCTCCTGCCGGGAGAGGCCGAGGCGCGCGGCATCGGCGAGCATCTGGCGCGCGAGACGCCGGGCCTGCGCCACTCGCTCTCGCGACCGGCTCTCCACCGGCATGCTGCGGACGAACGTCCCCGCGCCCTGCTTCAACTCGACAAATCCCTCATCCTCGAGGGTTCGATATGCCTGGACCACCGTCGCCGGATTGATCCGCAGCCGCCCCGCCAGCTCCCGCACCGAGGGGAGGATCTCCCCCGGCCGAAGCTCCCCCGTCGCCACCGCGGCCTTGAGCCGCACGGCGATCTGCTCGTACAGCGGGACGGCGCTCTTCGGGTCGAGATCAGCGAGCATGTGGCTCCGGGTGTATCGCTAACTGTATCACTGTACCGATACAGTATCGGCCTTCCGGCCTGCCGTCAATAGGTCCCCCTCCGGCCACTCCGTCGGCGGCGTTGCTTCGCGGTCCGGTTCACGCCTGATTGCGGGCGATGTCAGCGACCGAAACCCACCGCGCCGTCGAAGCGGTCTGGCGGATCGAATCGTCCCGCCTGATCGCCGGCCTGACCCGCTTTGTCCGCGACGTTGGCCACGCCGAAGACCTCGCCCAGGACGCCCTCGTCGCCGCCCTCGAGCGATGGCCGGTGACCGGAATTCCCGACAATCCAGGTGCCTGGTTGATGGCGACTGCGAAGCACCGCGCGATCGACCAGATGCGCCGGTCGACCCGCGTCGATGCCAAGCACGCCGAGATCGGTGTGGCGCTCGATGCCGAACGCGACGCCGAGGTCGACCTCCTCGACGCCGCAATCGACGACCCGGTCGGCGACGACCTCCTCGGCCTGATCTTCATGACCTGCCACCCGGTCCTCTCCAGCGAGGGCCAGGTTGCGCTGACGCTCCGTCTCCTCGGCGGGTTGTCGACGCCGGAAATCGCCCGCGCCTTTCTGGTGCCGGAGGCGACGGTGGCGCAGCGGATCGTGCGCGCCAAGCGCACCCTGGCGCAGGCAAAGGTCGAGTTCGACGTGCCGCGCGGGAGCGACCTCACCGCGCGGACTCCCGCCGTCCTCGGCGTGATCTATCTGATCTTCAACGAGGGATACTCGGCGACCGCGGGCGACGCGTGGACCCGTCCGACATTATGCGACGAGGCGCTTCGCCTCGGCCGGATCCTCGTCGGGCTCGCACCGCAGGAGCGTGAGGTCCACGGGCTCCTCGCGTTGATGGAGCTGCAGGCGTCGCGGCTTCGCGCGCG is a window encoding:
- a CDS encoding GntR family transcriptional regulator: MLADLDPKSAVPLYEQIAVRLKAAVATGELRPGEILPSVRELAGRLRINPATVVQAYRTLEDEGFVELKQGAGTFVRSMPVESRSRERVAQARRLARQMLADAARLGLSRQELREAIRHELDGGGESR
- a CDS encoding RNA polymerase sigma factor; translation: MSATETHRAVEAVWRIESSRLIAGLTRFVRDVGHAEDLAQDALVAALERWPVTGIPDNPGAWLMATAKHRAIDQMRRSTRVDAKHAEIGVALDAERDAEVDLLDAAIDDPVGDDLLGLIFMTCHPVLSSEGQVALTLRLLGGLSTPEIARAFLVPEATVAQRIVRAKRTLAQAKVEFDVPRGSDLTARTPAVLGVIYLIFNEGYSATAGDAWTRPTLCDEALRLGRILVGLAPQEREVHGLLALMELQASRLRARSGPAGEPILLLDQDRAQWDQLLIRRGLAALDQAGALGELGPYGLQAAIAACHARARIASETDWTLIAALYGALVALSPSPVVELNRAVAVGMAVGPAPALAIADALGSEGSLEQYYLLHAVRGDLLEKLGRFEEAAAEFDRGGTLTRNERERTILLDRAAAARRQSGAAADRPAS
- a CDS encoding ABC transporter ATP-binding protein, which produces MSLAIETHGLTYRTSREFSIEDLSIAVPTGALYGFLGPNGCGKTTTIRMLLGLLRPDAGSIALLGHAIPDQLPAALARIGVIPDRPHLHRYLTVTESLDFHRAFYPAWDATWAATLLRDFRLRASQKVSGLSKGETAKLMLLLALCQRPDLLVLDEPMDGLDPVVRRDVLAALLEYVSTHGATVLVSSHLVHELERFCDWIGVMDRGRLVVELPMSEFRNGNKRIRVSTEIALDLAATPFTVLARTHEGGSTESWVVRGWEPAMTGWFDRGGVTLREVADLDLEDGFVELLRAFRTDRADEETEGAA